The Mastacembelus armatus chromosome 14, fMasArm1.2, whole genome shotgun sequence genomic interval CTGCAGCTGTAATGACTTTTTGGTAACTACATTTTAGTGATTGTACTGGATCTTTGGAAATACTTAAACTGGTAGAAAGGTCTGGATTATTTATAGTCCACagcacaaaaaatgaaaatagtaattaaaatgatttcaaaggggatgcttttatttattatatttgtagCCTGCATCTATAATGTTATAGTCAAGTGTCCAAATATAAAAGGCTATATGAATATATATGCCACTCATTTTGGCTCCTACATACAGTACCAGtgaaaagtttggacacaccgTCTCATCCAATCCAATGCTAAAGTGTATGCATGCCAAATAGAGTTTCTGTGTTATTCACTGGTTGAACCTTGGGTGTCGCTGTATGGGTGACAGTTCAGTTCGAATATATAGTAGATGTAGCCTTGTTACTACTGTGGGAAGGTGTTTGATCCAGAAGTGTAAAAGGTTTTTTGACAGTACTGCTACTGataggtgtgtttgtgttattgtgtaaaTAGATTGAGAAGGAATTTCAAGTTGGTGATTGTTGTTGACCTGCAGTGGTCTTGTTGTGTTTAGACCTTTGGGGGTAggattatgattattatttgtttttctgtgtgtgagtatATGGTAGTGTGAGATACGTAACATCTGCaagctgacattttaaaaaatgacaatgcaAAAATCATCACGTTGCACAGGTATAGTATAATCTGTACCACTTTTACCGTCTTTTAACAACAGGATTGTCATTAGCTTTGCAGTTCTTTGGTCAttataagaaaacaaatgaatattttgACTTAATGATGGAGGTAGATGAAAGGGTAATAATGAGGGTAAATGGGATGGATCATCTGGGCATCATGGAAGTCTGTACCTGATTTCATAGCAATCCATCCATAAAACCACACTAATAGTAGGAccaaaaagacattttcccTGAAATCTGTGAAATAAATAGACCTCTGTCAACAATCCAGTCATTTTAATTCCTTTGTTAGTGACTGATAAAGGAAACAATGGCATTCTAAGCCAGTGCTGAGCAATTAGAATATATTTTCTAAGCTATTATTTATTAGGCTCTTTTTAAAGCACTGATTGGAGCTGACTGAAAAATCGTATTTTGTTTCACGCtgtgaaatgacaataaaggcGATCCTGATCCTTGAATAATTTACATTAATGACTAAcctatttaacatttttataataatgGGTGATAGCTTCTCTATATTTCATCTCTTGAGGTGCTGGACAAGATGTTGTCATGACTTTCCAGTGTAGAGATGTGCCTTTTAAACTGTTAAAGATGTCGGTGGTCGTCATCTAAACCTGTTTTATATGAGCTTGGACTTTTAACTTGTTAAACTGGCAGGCTGAGAAAAGGGAGGTGTCTTACAATTTATGACACCAGGAAAACCCTCACTTACACCACAGTCACAATCACAGCAGTGATACACCCGATGCCTCGTGTCTATTGCTCTGTTAATAgttacaaacaaataaaagtgaacACATAACTCTCTGACCTTTTGTCTCACAGTGCAAAGCCAAGATAAATAGAAAAATGATCAGGCAGCAGTGCAGGTGCACAAGCTTGAGTCCAATAACAAGAACTACGAGAAACACTCAAGAAAAGCtcaacatttttctcctttgttacattttcaaaaatacacTATTTACTGCAGACTGTTTTAAAATGCTTGAATAAAACTGTATAGTTTTAGTTACACTGCCATATAGAGCGCTCATTTGGCTGATTGGCCTCAGTTGTTTCATATAAATCCATTACAGTCAATGGACCATTTAGTTCAGCTGTTTGTAGGCTATTAACATCTGGACTTATTCATGCAGATGTATAGGATGGATTAGTTAAAAGGAAAATTACTGTCGTCAAAATGTCAGTATTTAACCATTGACACAAGTGTCTCTGACTTAACATGCAGAACTTAACTAACATTAATGTTCTGAAAACACCACATCCACCTGTAACTGCACGAAAACAAGGTGACAGGCAAGAACAAGGTGAATTTCATCATTTCAACACCAAAAAGATAATGAAAGTTTCCCATACTGCTTATGTCCCAGTTCTCTTTTAACATCACGTTCACTCATTAGAGGAGTTTTGGCCTCTTTTGTCTGCATGGATTTAAAAACAACTTCATCTGTGGAAATATTTGTAATTAGGGGACTTCTTCCTGACCTTTTTCCAGATGTGTCCCTCTCAACATTGattataaataattatattgtgGTCAACATGAACATATAGAAAACAGTAGCCAAAGAATTCCCATATTTATTAGCCCAAGCACTGCTGTCAGACACTGGTATCCATTaattagccattaatatgtttaaaagcaactggaaaaagcacaaatgtcagggcatgacAAAAcctgtccagggccccaaaacacccttagaccccagagggttaaaatcaTTGTGTTTTGGCCTCTGTGTAGGTGACTTCCTGTTCCACCTGGGACAAAGGGGGAACAGGCCATGTTGTCAGGTTGCTCTCCTGGTGTAACAGCCAGTCTCCTGTTGTCTCCTCAATGCTTTGACTGAGGCTGTGCTGGGAAtcattgaatttaaaaaagttGAATATATCAGTCAATAATAGTTTTGccgttttttattattattatgtttatttaactCTTATTTAATTAGGTACAGTAAGTCCCATTGAAATTAGAAACTATTTTCCAAGGAGCACCAGGCCAGAATACTACAGTAATGCACACCACACAAAGTAATACACATAATTATACATAATTTAAATTAGAGCCACAACAGGTTACTGTTCATCAATAAGAacaacataaatttaaaaaaaagaaaaaactaataGGCAAGAATATATATGGAACTAACCATTATTGACATGAAGGACTAGGATTACAAGATTTGAATTGGACATCTGGAAATAACTCAATAACAAGTTCAGTCTATCATTTTACTATGGCGCCaaatacaaacagcagaaacaagtaGTTCAAACGCTGCCTGGTGAAGTTGGCATGTCACAACTATGCACAGCCATTTGAAGGCGAAGGGTCCTGCAGAAAGTCAGGCTGCGGCCAAACTGCTTTGTCACCCAATGAAAAAAGTTTGATGATTAACATGCAGAGCAAACAATGGCCCTCATCAGAAAGATGACAGCGAAGGACATGCTACCCATTAGCTCTGTCCAGGGGGAGGGTTTCATAGTTTAATAGTATCATTTGTTCAGTGGGAATATATGGCCCCATCAAGAAAGGCAAAGGCATCACTGGATAAACTGTATGATGACAAAGTAGTGAGCAACAGCGTATGTCTTGAAGATGtccattttaaaaattacagcCCCAATTTATCCAAATGATAAATGTAATGAGtagaaaaaagaatgaatgaatagaGCAAAACTGTCAGCTGTGCCTCACATAATTGAGCTTGGCACAATACTACTGAGGGAATATTTTCCTATTAATTGAAATGCTAAATGATTggtttttatgcattttattaaCATTGGTCACACATCAGTAAcatcagaaaaagagaagacgGTCTTCACTACCCCAGCTTCAAGTGTACCATAAATTCCCATGATCCATGAACAATAAATTAtgttctgtaaatgtttttttattaacaatgaGTATCTCACTCAGAAGTGATTGCATAGTCTAACACGCATGTCACAATGGGGCCCTACTGAAAAAATTCATTAGGACATtgctacacacacaaagtttctGTTTTATGGTGATGTTGTGATACTTTGCTTCCAAAAAAAGTTACTGGTGAATGTACCCTAACAAGACACTGTTGCTTTATCAGGAATACACCATAATAGAAGACATTAAGGTCTGACAGACTGATATTACCATATCCCAGTGAATCAGCAGTATCTTCTGACCAGTAGATAAGAATGCTACCCTCACTGACACAGTGCTAAAgtcctgtctgctgctgctctgtgcctCGTGCTGATGTTTTAATCAGCGGGGTCATGTGCTTATTGAGCCATCTtatgcctcttttttttttttttgttgttgcccTGGTCAAAAACAATAGTAAGTTGTTTTTCAACTTTATAGATCTCTATCAAAAAGCAGGATCGATGGTAATAAGATGTTGACAGCACTAATGGGTTTAGTTTGACACACAGAATACTCTCAAAAACCCTTCCCTCCCCTTTGTCACTGTTTCTTCGAATTACACATTAGACTTTAAATCTTGTGGAAGATTGAGAATATTATTTTACAATCATCTAACTGAACCTCTGATGGGCCGTATTatttcctctgctgtgttttttgatCAAAATCTTTACTTCCTTACAATATCATTGCACTCTCTTCTCTTTGCTAAAGGAAAAGACCAATCACGCTTGCTAGGGTAAGAGCCAtggtaggttttttttttgttgttgtctatGCTTATGTTTTTGTAGTGAGTTGgcctttttatgtttctgtctcaCAAACCAGATCTGATTCTCTGCAGAGTTACCATCCTGAAGTTCACTGTCCTCACACTGAAGCCTAATGACCCCGGGTAAACCCCTTTTTCGATTTGTTTCCAAAACAGTGGAACAGTCAAACAATACCAAGAAGATGTTTTATCATAACAGACTGACAATCTTTTTAGGGCATAATTTTAATGGCAATTTCTTGAgtgtaaagtttaaaaatacagttaTTGCCTAATAATAAGTATTTTTGCATCAAAATGCAATACACTAGTGAATGATATGGAAATATAGCAGAAAAAAGTCACCCCAGTTGTGATATTTAAGACAAATTTTATTCAGAATGGGTCTGAGTGGAAATATaagagtttatattttttagtaaaaaaaaagatcaccATTAAATTTGCAAAGCCCACACAGTTCTTTTATCCACTTCATGACAGTTAAATAGCTATTTCTGCATCCCCAATGATAATGGTTTTATTATACCGGTCTGTAACCAGGATATTGTAAACACAGAGGtatgaaaaatataaacttaGCCAGTACAGTAGTTTGTTTTAGACACAGTTACATGATTCAGAGAGCTTTCAATGCCAATGCCTGTGGACAAAGGTTTATTGGGGCTTTTACCAGACATGCAGTATCTACCATGTAAGTTAAGGTGAAGGTGGTGTAATACAAGCGGGGAAAGTGGGGGCATGTGGACAGATTAATGCTTGTCATCAGGGTTTGGGAGTTTCTCCAGTGTGGGCTCCACACCCCAAATCTCACGGGCATACTGGGCAATGGTGCGATCACTGGAGAACTTGCCGCATCCAGCAATGTTGTAGATCACCTTCTTGGTCCATTCCCTGGGGTTCTGAGGATGAAAATCATTGACGGAAGATGAAAAAGATCAGTAATTAATAAGATCATTAGCTTCAAGTCTGCCTCCATTGCCGTGACGCTCATAATACAACCATCCAAATTAAAATCATACcaatataaatgcaaaaaacagctttatgagccttttttaaatgaacatacCTTGTAAAGATCATTGACTTTCTCCTGGCATTTAATATAGTCTTCATAGTCAGCAAAGACCTTAAATCTGTGCAGAAAATTAGTGAAAACAggtacataaaacaaatatatagcATAATGTGgacacatatatgtgtgttacTGAACATTGGTGTGTACGTGACAGActgaattgttttgtttgggtttttaaaatttttttgtACCAGCATGCAAGTTTATACACATtcttatttgtatgtgtgtatgcatgtgtgtgcctcGGGCTGCTGATGTTAGATGTGCCTTTACCTGTCATGATGCATCAGCATGTTGACAATTTCTTTAAACAGGTCAGGCTGCTTTGGGCTAAAGAAGCCTCCAGCAATCTGGTCAAtagcctgtttcagctcaggCAGGTGGTTGTAGTACTCTGCAGCGTGGTATCTGAGCAGGAccgaaaataaataaacacattcagcGAAACTGAAACACGTGTTGTGCAGCTTTTTCTGAACCTTATCTTGGTTTTCCAGATGTTGTGTTAACTTTTATATTTCTCTTTAACTCGTGattattaaagacattttgGTCACTGGTAATTTCAAACTGGTCGCACTTTGCTACCATTTATATAGTCTGCTCTGCCTTGTAGGTATCAGTTAGCTTTATTTGAGCTCCTCAGCTGCTTTGAGGAGCCAGTGATTGTTGAATGTTACCACAAGGTTTTAAGAGTGAGATGATTTATCATTTCTGAGAATGTCACCAGCTGATAATCTCTAAAGATTGTTTATGATGTGCTTTATAAATCCTAAAGAGCCATTTAAGGCCTAACAAGTTAATGATGGTCTTATAGTCTTTTCATTCCAGGCAGCACAAAAAGCTGAACTTAAAGGGCTGCCTTTTCCATATCAAGTATATGATATGCAAATATGTGGTCTTTGCAGAAATAATCTTGTGTAATTTATGCATATTTTACAGACTGCAAGATGTCTCTTCAAAAGGAAGCACTTCCTAACTACCCATGGTCTCCAAAAGACACTCAGCCTCATTGAGAACCACCTGACTATCAGCACAATGAATACTGGCACCATGACAGGCTATCGCACTCTGGAGCTGGCATGCAGACGACAACTGGATGTGTGTACAAGAGGTTATTCGCAGaccatgaacagacttttgAGACAAAGATGATGGTCTTCTAAGAAATGGCATTTTAAATAATACTCCAAATAAGCTGTATATTCCGTGTTCTGTGCATATGCCATTAATTAGTTCCAGGCAAATTTATGAAGGACTAGCGAGTCTACACCGAGGTGCCAGCACCTTATTGTGTGGAAAACCTCAGCTTGCATGGACAGGATCTGGGAGCATTGATAAGGCAGAGTGAAAGACAGATCATTACAAAAACCTGTGAGAGACTGCAAAGCTGCTGAACTGGAATGTATGTAGCAGACTGCTTTGGTAGCAAGTATTCTGGACAGCTGGACTCTAAGGTTTTTTACTAAAAGGATCTGATAACAGGTAACACAATGTTATATACAATATTTCATATTGTGGCACAAATAAAAAGACGgcttatttttgtatttgtggaAAAATATTTTGGGAATTTTTGGGAATAGCtgtagattttttaaaatcagtgtgaAAACTGTGTGGTGAAGAATATCTGTTATAGTTTTCctattatattattttctactttttttttttggacctaTCATTCTCCCATCCAGCCTCTAGATGTCCTCAGACTATTTCAcatgctctttttttctcagtcaCCTGACTCTGCTCAACTGCACAaacttttttccacttttctcagCATCTCCCTTGTGTATACCAGTCATTTCCCCTTGTTCTCTGCTGGATTGTCTGTCATGCCCGTGTAGCCATAATGTTCAAGTTGCctgcctgttttctttcaccctgtatttcacttcatttgtATTGATTGCTGACTTTTGGACTATGCTTTCACCTTTCACTGCTTGGTTTCTGTCCTCCACGTGGACTCTGGCATCACCTCCTGTTTTTCCCTGACTGGCGTTACTAGCCTGGATACTGAGTAAGTCTtgcttttatgttatttataaaCTGCTTAGCTGCATCTTCCAGCATGTctgcttgattttatgtttgcaCTTGGGTCTTCATTCTGagcttgtcattttttttaatattatccCAAGgtgaacagaagaaaacatattcGAGTTAGAGAAAATGCATTTGGAGAGATTagggttctttttttttttttttttttttttaccctttcTTGTCAAGTGCTTCAACGTCATCCACCCTCATGCCAAAGATGAAAAGGTTATCCTCTCCGGCCTCCTCGGCCATCTCAACATTGGCTCCATCCATGGTACCAATGGTTAGGGCGCCGTTCAACATGAACTTCATGTTGCCAGTGCCAGAGGCCTCAGTGCCAGCTGTGGAGATCTGCTCTGACAGGTCAGCTGCAGGGATGACTGGAAGATGACAGTAGAAGGTTAATGACTCTAATCAGCATTTCATTTTATGCTTGTTTTTTATGCTTTGTATCAAAGCTCCTGACCGGGGACATGTGCAGAGGAAGAAATGAATAAGATGATATGCATGAGAACAGACAAAGGGGTGGCAATAGGCAAAAGCATGGCAACAGGACAGTGATTTGGTAATTACCTTTCTCTGCCAGTGTGACTCTGTAGTTCTCCAAAAAGATGACTTTGAGACGATCACCAATCACAGGATCATTGTTGACCACGTCACCAATAGCTGTGATAAGGCGGATAATCATCTTGGCAGTGTGGTATCCAGGAGCAGCCTGCAAAAAATGGGCTGTTAGATAAATAATGTTTGCTGAATTTAACTTGAATTGTCAgggttgtttgttttgttttttttaagccagTTGTGTGCTGTGAAACTACAAACCTTTCCTCCAATCATAACAGTTCTTGGGGTCCAGTGCTTGTTAGGCTCCCTCTTGATGCCTGGCAGAAATATgaagagaatgaaaaaaaaaatcaggcatTTGTGTTCTGACACAATCGAAAAATGCCCTAATGTACTCACGGTTATAGTAGGTGATGATGTGCAGGCAGTTCAGCAGCTGTCTCTTGTATTCATGGATTCTCTTGACTTGAATGTCGAACATGGAGTTGGGGTTGATCTTCACTTTGTAGTGCTCCTCCAAGTGCACAGAGAACTTCAGCTTGTTTTCCTACATGATCGCAACATTGATTCTGTTACATCTTCAGCTTGTGTGGTTGTCTGTGCAGCGTCCAGATGTAAAAACAATACTCTAATAGCACAATCAGATACAACATAAAAAAGATGGAACATGTGTCAAGTGCCACACACTCCTAAACTTTCATATATAGTAGTCTGGCCACATTGGTGCAGAGATTGCAATAAAAAAGTGTTAATGGAGGCTTTGAGATTGATGGCACAGGAACAAACACCTTTAGAGGTTGGCAATTTGAGAACAGTTGCTGTGTTGTAGCATGGACTTTATaaggtaaaatatttatttcagattGACAAATTAACTGCACAGTTGAGAGAAAATAATCCATAATTTACTTTACCTGCTTCACTTTGGCCACATCACGAATGAAAGCCTCATCATTGACGTACTTGCGAAGAACCTTCAGCTGGCTGAGGTCACGAATGAAGTCCTCACCAATCCTCTGATCAACAAAAATCAAGACAAAACACATGTTTCAGTTTCAAGGTGTAAGTTAAATAGCCGTTTTTCAGTTATTCAAGTCTAAAACACCACTGACCTCTGCTATGACCTCAGCCAACCCAGGGTTGCACATAACCAGCCAGCGGCGAGGAGTGATGCCATTGGTCTTGTTTTGGAATTTGTGTGGCTCCATTTCATAGAAGTCCTTGAAACTGCAGGTGGAGAGTAGCACCGCATGCAGTATATCAGCACACGCAGATGATGCCGCAGCTGACAAACCCACAGAGGCTAAAGATTTATGATATCCATACTACTATATATACTACGCATACACCTACTGCGTGTTTAGtcctaattattattatcattgttatTTTTGGCCAAGTGGCTATTTTAGGGACATACACTGTAGCTTTGAGGATGTCAGAGTGTATCTGGGCCACACCATTGACAGCATGGGATCCCACAATGCACAAATGTGCCATGTTGATCCTCTTCTGTCCGCCTTCCTCAATGAGAGACATACGGCGCAGACGATCATGATCACCAGGGAACTTAGCAGCAACTTTCTGCAATATTAGCACAAATTAACTCagaatttgtaatttttattttacttgctGACTCATAATTATAATTACACATATTAAAGTAGGTCAACATAGGCTATTTTAAAACATCAGTTCAGTGAGAAGAGTAAATGATAGATAAAATTCATTAAACCTTGCAGCAACGTGGGAGTTCATGTAACTTAATTCTGACAGACGATGTTTAAAAGCACCAAATATTATTTTGCACTTTTGCATTGCCACATTTAGCATACATTGTTCAAAGTAATTCCTGGCATCTTCATAGATTTTTCTGTTGCCTCTTTCCACAGTGGCAATCTAAAAATATCCATTTACAATctgaaaaaaaagatcaaaaattGGAAATGCTTTCTGCTTTCTTagcctttaaatttcagtttgtttttaaagtttactCTGTACAGGTCCTCACCCAAATTGACCAACTTTCCATAAACAAGTGGCCTTTATTCAACCAGACCGATTAAATTAGAGATAATAGAACAATACCCTATGGGAAGATTTTATTACTCTATAGGGACTTAACCACAGGGAACacagataatgtgtgtgtgtgtgtg includes:
- the pygma gene encoding glycogen phosphorylase, muscle form — translated: MSKPLSDHDRRKQISVRGLAGVENVAELKQTFNRHLHFTLVKDRNVAATRDYYFALAHTVREHLIGRWIRTQQHYYEKDPKRVYYISLEFYMGRTLQNTMVNLALENACDEAMYQIGLDMEELEDMEEDAGLGNGGLGRLAACFLDSMASLGMAAYGYGIRYEFGIFNQKIASGWQVEEADDWLRYGNPWEKARPEYMRPVHFYGKTEHHPDGVKWVDTQVVLALPYDTPVPGYRNNYVNTMRLWSAKAPCEFNLKDFNIGGYIQAVLDRNLAENISRVLYPNDNFFEGKELRLKQEYFVVSATLQDIIRRFKVSKFGSREIARTDFSKLPDKVAIQLNDTHPSMAIPELMRVLVDIEKLSWDNAWDICVRTCAYTNHTVLPEALERWPVDLFAHLLPRHLEIIYEINRRHLEKVAAKFPGDHDRLRRMSLIEEGGQKRINMAHLCIVGSHAVNGVAQIHSDILKATVFKDFYEMEPHKFQNKTNGITPRRWLVMCNPGLAEVIAERIGEDFIRDLSQLKVLRKYVNDEAFIRDVAKVKQENKLKFSVHLEEHYKVKINPNSMFDIQVKRIHEYKRQLLNCLHIITYYNRIKREPNKHWTPRTVMIGGKAAPGYHTAKMIIRLITAIGDVVNNDPVIGDRLKVIFLENYRVTLAEKVIPAADLSEQISTAGTEASGTGNMKFMLNGALTIGTMDGANVEMAEEAGEDNLFIFGMRVDDVEALDKKGYHAAEYYNHLPELKQAIDQIAGGFFSPKQPDLFKEIVNMLMHHDRFKVFADYEDYIKCQEKVNDLYKNPREWTKKVIYNIAGCGKFSSDRTIAQYAREIWGVEPTLEKLPNPDDKH